A segment of the Trichocoleus sp. FACHB-46 genome:
TCAAAAGTTTACCTTAATTGGGATTAATCCCAACGATGCCACGCAATACCCGGATGATAGCTTCGAGAATATGAAGCACTTCGCGGTTGAGCAACAATTGAACTTCCCCTATTTGCGAGACGTGACCCAAGATGTAGGGCGTAGCTTTGGAGTCAAAATAACGCCAGAAGTTTTCTTGCTAGACCAAGCGGGCATTGTGCGCTATCACGGACGCATTGACGACAACCCAGAAGATGTCAGTGCTGTGCGATCGCCCAACTTTCAAATCGCGATCGCTCGTGTCCTAGAGGGCAATGCAATACCTGTAGCAGAAACTGAACCCGTAGGTTGCTCTGTTAAATGGCGTATTTAGCAATGCTTGCGGCTCCTAAAAGCTGACCTCCGACAGCTTAGTGTTATCTTTAGTTGGAGGCAATTTGAGTTAAAAAGTAGTCGCTACATGGGGATTGTTTATCAGCGGGTTTTGTTCAAACTAAGCGGTGAAGCCTTAATGGGCGATCTAGCTTATGGCATTGACCCAGCGGTGGTTCAAGCTATTGCCCAAGAAGTGTCAGATGTTGTAGCAACTGGAGTCCAAGTTGCCATTGTCGTGGGTGGCGGCAACATCTTTCGCGGCG
Coding sequences within it:
- a CDS encoding thioredoxin family protein — translated: METVGTTIGSYAPDFELPGIDNAVHHLARYLERSKAVGVVFMCNHCPYVRLYLNRLKQIQATFQAQKFTLIGINPNDATQYPDDSFENMKHFAVEQQLNFPYLRDVTQDVGRSFGVKITPEVFLLDQAGIVRYHGRIDDNPEDVSAVRSPNFQIAIARVLEGNAIPVAETEPVGCSVKWRI